Genomic segment of Populus nigra chromosome 14, ddPopNigr1.1, whole genome shotgun sequence:
ggttACACTGATTCCTTCCTTAGgcgtgttttttatttttagattatctaagtttttttagctgtttttttatgctttttgagatttttttttgtttttttctttatttttttaattaatttttttcgtttagtttagtttgttaatgttaaatttctttctatttagttattagactttcatgacacatatcccgagtttcacgggttaacctggtttcacgagtgaacccagttaattcctGGTTGaccagtcaatttttttttattattattttcataaatattttttttttaatttagtttgttaatgttaaattttttttttatttagttatcagactttcatgacacaaatactgggtttaacagattaacatggtttgacgagttaacccgaatttttttttctttttaattaattttttttgtttagttcagtttgttaatattcacttttttttatttagttactagacattcatgacacagatcccggatttaacgggttaacttggtttgacgaattaacatgaattttattttattttttgcttttttttttctttttaattatttttttcgtttcgtttagtttagtttgttaatgttaaatttctttctatttagttttttttttcttagaggtttttttcttttattttttctttttaattaattttatttaattaatttagtttattaatattaaatttttttctaagtagttctcgactgatgcctttagtttttttttatgcctatgactgtgaactgcacagtgcagtccactgTGAAAAGGctgatactttttttaattatttttttttgtttaatttaaattgttaatgttaaatttttttctatttagttatcaaactttcattacaCGAATTctgggtttgacaggttaacctggtttgacgagttagcccagttaattctaggttaacccattaatttgtttttttctttttaactatcaAGCTTTCacgatgcaaattcaaggtatgacgggttaacctggtttgaagggttaacccaattaattcatatttttttttctttttttcattagtttttttcttcctgttggttttttttaactaatttattaaattatcacacttttatgacacaaccttgTAGCCAGATCCATGTCCAAtgttattgggtctggtattgcaatccagacacttttatgctaagggttaacccaagtttaatgttattattaatattataaatattattcttggatcaggcgttgcaaccaaacctgagactcttgggtataactttgtaaaaaaacctaatatttttagatcttaactatttttaaaatgtaaaaaataattgacacgCGGGGTATGTAACTagtttattatattaatgatgGCCCTCCCGGACCAATAATTCTAACTCCGTTCCGGAATAAACTAAACATTTCACATAGAAAACCTATCTTTATTACAGCCTTGAGCTCATcataaaatcttcaaacttCTTTCTCATATGCTATCTTCAACTCTTTCCTTGCGGATCTTTAGATGTCGCCATTGCATGTGTTGAAGAATGATACACAAGATAGAGGCACAAGGCATAACCCTTTACTTCTGAGATCTCTCTTTTGTTGTCCCTTCCCATCTTCTTCATTTGAACTCTGTTAACAATACATTGATGATCACATTAAAGAAACTAACAGAATGAAAATAAGTACAATGGTTCTCAAACTTCCCTtggaaacaaaatatatatatatatgtatgtatgtatgtatttttgGTACAACGGATGATCTAATGAGATACTTGTAACTATGAGGAAACTTCCCTAGAAGAATTTCTTACCACTTGCGTTGTTCTAGCTGGCTGGATGTTTGATGGCTTCATATACGGCACGCTCAGTGTCTGTCAGCAACAAGGACTAAATAAAGTTAGTAAGAAGAACAAAATCCACCAGTTTATCAAGTTAAGAGTGACGTATGTTAGTTTGATAGTATTACTATGGACAGAAAAATGGAGAGGGATAAATCACCTGCACTTGGTCATGAAGAAATTGTATATATCCAATTGCTTCTGTCAACACAGAGGCAGTGTCTGTCTGCAAGTTACAATggacaaaaaactaaaaatataagcatggtcaaattaatattttaatgcatttctttaAGACATTCCTAATCAGGAGAATAATGTGCAGATTTAATTATCACCTTGCCATAAGGTGCCACCAACCTCTGAAGAGCTGCAATCCTGTCCCCTAGTTTCTCCTTCCTGACCTAGTGAGAACCCAACTCCGCATTTAAACAAGAATCTATAGTATAAATTCTGACTTAATGAAGATTAAACTAATACTGCTTTAAATCATCACCTTCAATGGGGGGCACAAGGATCGTGGTGTGGACCTGTTCTTCTTAGCTTCTGTGAGAAAGTTCTTGGACTGAAAATTGCTGCTAGGTCTCTTTTTTCTCCCAAATCCATCTTCAATGGTTGATGTCTTCAAAATCAAAAGGCGCACTTTCAGTTTACAGCTTTATAAATGAGGTGTACATCATCAGAAATGCAATCGATCCAAGGTGTATAAATAGAGGCACAATTAGAATAACTATACTGAAATTAATAAGATTAAGAAACCCACTTTGTTGGAGCTTTTTGAAGGGCTATCTTTATGTTCTCGCGTGAAATGATCGAGAGTGTTTTCTGAAGACTGGCTAAAACTTGCGGCACCATCATAAGTACTAGTTGATAAAAGATCCACAGCTTGTAAGTTCAAGTTCAAAGAACTTGAAACTAATGAAGAACACAAATCTGATGTTGAAATACTGATACTTGGTAAAATATGGCTAAAATTATATCTGTTACAACCAGATAGATTCTGCAGACTTGCCGTTTTTTGAGCATTAGAGTCTGAAATATGGTGAAGAGAAGATAAGCTGTTGAGAGGATATTGATTTTCACCTAGATCACGAGAATATTGGTGCTTGTATTTAGATGACAGAAAATATGACCCCTCGACATTAGAGCCAGTGTGCATCATTTCACCTGGCTTGAAGAAAGGATCTGGCAACTCTTCTTTGGTCTTTGCCAATAGAAATTCATTGGCCGTAGATGGTTGGTTGAAACCACTTGCAAGGCAGAAACTCAACCCTGGAGTCAAGGAAGCAGGTGGCCAAGACACCCTTGAATTTGGGATGCAATCAGTTTGATAGTTGTTGTTGGTATTACTGTTAATATTCCTGCATGATCATAAATAAGAGAAACAAATGATCATGATACGAAATTTTTTAGTAACATCCACTAAAATCCTAGGTTCTGACTACTTGCGTGCTCACAGACCCtagaaaaataactataatattaGAGAAAACGCCTTTCGAAGATTAAGTACATGAACCATTTGGCAAATAAAGTTAAGCTTGCCTAAATTACAGTGAAATAATAAAGAACTTCTTCCTTTTTCAGTCCCTATTCCAGCAACCAAAAGCTGCAGCATGGAACCTAGGAGAAAGCATTAAGTTTATAGAGGAAGTAGCCATCCTTTAAAAAATGAATCCATCAGAAGCACTACTATATATACAGTGCACTTAAATCCATGAACATGTATAAGCTTATATACCCGTGTTTCGTAGAGCTTCAAACCAGAAAAGACAAAGTAGAATTCTACTAAGAGAGGAGAAATACTTACAAAATGAAGCCTGTTCCTGGGTTCAAGTCATCACCGGTGCTGGAAACCTTATTGTAATCAGCAGATTGTGATAATAAAGAAGAATAATAACCTGTAAACTGTTCTTGAAACTGATGCTGGAGGTGGAGATTTCCAGGTTccatcatataattttttagactTGAAATCCCTAGATAAGCCTAAGAAATTAACTGGGATGTTATCAGAACCTTTCACTCTCTACTGAAAGAATCACCCACAGGAACCTCTTTGCTTGCCTTTAGCGCGTTACTTTCCTCACTTATATTCTCTTTTCACCTCCTTGTCTCAGCTTTAAAGTAGCatgcataaaaaagaaagcaagatcAAAAACCATGTCCTTCTTCCCTCTCCCAGTGTCCCTAGCTTGATCATCACCTTAAAGAAGAAACTTTTTTGCAGATTCACTTTGCTCTAAAACTGTGTTTGGATGGATTTTTTTGCACTCTCTGGATAAATATCACTCATGAAAGACGGAAATATTGCTGGCTTGACCATATAATCGAGCCCTTGTTTTGCCTTAAGGCAAGCAAAGGTCCTAAAGCTGGTAGAGGGAAATAATGGCaaacttgaaacttgaaatatttaaacactTGTGTAATAGCAAAACTTAGGCAAAATGGTGTATAACCTAGGGGGGAAAAACGACTTAACTAAGATTCGATAGGCTTAGCTAGTGCATGGTCTTTTGATAATTAACCTTTGTGTTAACCTCATCAATCTTTTCTTGTGTATTATGGAAGGgaacatttatatttatataaaagttgATGAGTATGAAACCCTAatgttcattaattttatacacTAATCATGTAGGGGGGGGGGGAGATAATTAAAGTTATAGTGCTGCtaaatataataatgttttttaattaacaaataataag
This window contains:
- the LOC133672899 gene encoding transcription factor bHLH110-like isoform X1 encodes the protein MMEPGNLHLQHQFQEQFTGYYSSLLSQSADYNKVSSTGDDLNPGTGFILNINSNTNNNYQTDCIPNSRVSWPPASLTPGLSFCLASGFNQPSTANEFLLAKTKEELPDPFFKPGEMMHTGSNVEGSYFLSSKYKHQYSRDLGENQYPLNSLSSLHHISDSNAQKTASLQNLSGCNRYNFSHILPSISISTSDLCSSLVSSSLNLNLQAVDLLSTSTYDGAASFSQSSENTLDHFTREHKDSPSKSSNKTSTIEDGFGRKKRPSSNFQSKNFLTEAKKNRSTPRSLCPPLKVRKEKLGDRIAALQRLVAPYGKTDTASVLTEAIGYIQFLHDQVQTLSVPYMKPSNIQPARTTQVSSNEEDGKGQQKRDLRSKGLCLVPLSCVSFFNTCNGDI
- the LOC133672899 gene encoding uncharacterized protein LOC133672899 isoform X2; amino-acid sequence: MMEPGNLHLQHQFQEQFTGYYSSLLSQSADYNKVSSTGDDLNPGTGFILNINSNTNNNYQTDCIPNSRVSWPPASLTPGLSFCLASGFNQPSTANEFLLAKTKEELPDPFFKPGEMMHTGSNVEGSYFLSSKYKHQYSRDLGENQYPLNSLSSLHHISDSNAQKTASLQNLSGCNRYNFSHILPSISISTSDLCSSLVSSSLNLNLQAVDLLSTSTYDGAASFSQSSENTLDHFTREHKDSPSKSSNKTSTIEDGFGRKKRPSSNFQSKNFLTEAKKNRSTPRSLCPPLKEGETRGQDCSSSEVGGTLWQDRHCLCVDRSNWIYTISS